From Psychrobacillus sp. FSL K6-2836, a single genomic window includes:
- a CDS encoding flavin monoamine oxidase family protein, with protein sequence MTPLFSHVTPDQMVSMIHQGLSKKQNSKRILIVGAGMSGLVAASLLKEAGHTVTIIEASERVGGRIYTKRFPFINGQYMEAGAMRIPSTHNLTLEYIKKFNLPINPFINSTPNDLIYVNGIITRQYLYEQNPDILDYPVAPNEKGKTALELIQSVIQPVIDFINIDPPENWKWVINEYDKYSMDAFLRYNPNGVTLSPGAIEMIKVLLSIEGLAELAFLDILREFIILLNPITRYYEITGGNDQLPNSFLPQLKENIIFNQQMTKIIQHHNQVTIYSEHTESKQSFETTCDIAILTIPFSILQFVEVIPHNSFSHNKWKAIRELHYSTSTKIGLQFKNKFWEKQGIQGGQTATDLPIRFSYYPSHDIGKNETGVILASYTWEDDSLPWESLCEEKRIQQALQNLATIHGRQVYDEFITGASYSWGQNPFSGGAFTMFKPEQETELFPYLATPEGRVHFAGAHTTLPHGWIQGAIESGIRVAFEVNDLS encoded by the coding sequence ATGACACCCTTGTTTTCTCATGTAACCCCCGACCAAATGGTTTCAATGATTCACCAGGGATTAAGTAAAAAACAAAACTCAAAGAGAATACTTATTGTTGGCGCAGGTATGTCAGGATTAGTTGCTGCCTCGCTATTAAAAGAAGCCGGACATACCGTAACCATAATTGAAGCTTCTGAAAGAGTGGGGGGACGAATATACACGAAACGCTTCCCTTTTATTAACGGTCAGTATATGGAAGCTGGTGCCATGCGGATACCATCCACTCATAATTTAACTTTAGAATACATAAAAAAATTCAATTTACCAATAAATCCATTTATAAACAGTACACCTAACGACTTGATTTACGTGAACGGAATTATAACACGCCAATACTTGTATGAACAAAACCCAGATATATTAGACTACCCTGTCGCACCTAATGAAAAAGGCAAAACAGCTTTGGAGTTGATACAATCAGTAATTCAACCTGTTATTGATTTTATCAATATAGATCCACCGGAAAATTGGAAATGGGTCATAAACGAATATGATAAATATTCAATGGATGCATTTCTAAGATATAACCCTAATGGCGTGACTTTATCGCCTGGTGCCATTGAAATGATTAAGGTACTTCTTTCTATCGAGGGCTTAGCAGAGCTCGCATTTCTAGATATATTACGTGAATTTATAATTCTTTTAAACCCAATTACTCGGTATTATGAAATTACCGGAGGCAACGACCAACTCCCAAATTCATTTCTTCCACAATTAAAGGAAAATATCATTTTTAATCAACAGATGACCAAAATTATTCAACACCATAACCAAGTAACTATATATTCGGAGCATACAGAATCGAAACAATCGTTCGAAACAACATGCGATATAGCTATTTTGACCATTCCATTCTCGATTCTGCAATTTGTTGAAGTTATCCCCCATAATTCATTCTCACATAATAAGTGGAAAGCGATTCGTGAACTCCATTATTCCACCTCCACAAAAATAGGTCTCCAGTTTAAGAATAAATTTTGGGAGAAACAAGGAATTCAAGGGGGGCAAACCGCAACTGATTTGCCCATTCGATTTAGTTATTATCCTAGCCATGATATCGGTAAGAACGAGACAGGAGTAATTTTAGCTAGCTATACTTGGGAGGATGATTCTCTCCCATGGGAAAGTTTATGTGAAGAGAAACGAATTCAGCAGGCCTTACAGAACTTGGCTACTATCCATGGTCGACAAGTTTATGATGAATTTATTACGGGAGCATCCTATAGTTGGGGGCAAAATCCATTTTCAGGTGGAGCATTCACTATGTTCAAGCCAGAACAGGAAACAGAACTTTTCCCTTATCTTGCCACACCAGAGGGTCGTGTTCACTTTGCAGGTGCACACACTACACTCCCACACGGTTGGATACAGGGTGCAATTGAATCTGGAATACGCGTAGCTTTCGAAGTCAATGATTTATCTTGA
- a CDS encoding cation diffusion facilitator family transporter — MADNHDHANGANKKVLLISFFIITVYMIVEAIGGYLTNSLALLSDAGHMLSDAVSLGIALLAFTFSAKAANASKTYGYKRFEILAAVLNGVTLILIALFIFYEAIERFANPPEVATSGMLIISSIGLGVNILVAWIMMRGSDTQDNLNMRGAFLHVISDMLGSVGAIIAALLIMFFGWGWADPLASVIVAILVLRSGYFVTKASLNVLMEGTPQNVSVDEIVETIRKEKEILGVHDLHIWSITSGLNALSCHVVVEEQMTIAESEKLLRKIEHDLEHKNIQHVTLQLETVAHKHDNSILCTVKAKALDAHAHHNH; from the coding sequence ATGGCGGATAATCATGACCATGCAAATGGTGCAAACAAGAAAGTATTACTGATTTCATTTTTCATTATTACGGTCTATATGATTGTTGAAGCAATAGGGGGGTATCTGACAAACAGCTTGGCGCTTCTTTCAGACGCAGGACATATGCTAAGCGATGCTGTATCACTTGGGATTGCCCTACTGGCATTTACATTTAGTGCAAAAGCAGCCAATGCAAGTAAAACCTATGGGTATAAGCGTTTTGAAATATTAGCGGCAGTCCTAAACGGAGTCACGTTAATTTTGATTGCACTTTTTATCTTTTATGAGGCAATTGAACGTTTTGCTAATCCCCCTGAAGTAGCCACAAGTGGAATGCTAATTATCAGTAGTATTGGCCTAGGTGTAAACATCCTTGTCGCTTGGATTATGATGCGAGGCAGTGATACGCAAGACAACCTGAATATGCGTGGGGCATTTCTTCACGTGATCAGCGATATGCTAGGCTCTGTAGGTGCTATTATTGCAGCTTTACTAATCATGTTCTTTGGTTGGGGATGGGCCGATCCATTAGCTAGTGTCATTGTCGCTATACTAGTTTTACGCAGTGGTTACTTTGTAACGAAAGCTTCACTAAATGTATTGATGGAGGGAACACCTCAAAATGTAAGTGTAGACGAAATCGTTGAAACAATTAGGAAGGAAAAGGAAATTTTAGGTGTTCATGATTTACACATTTGGTCAATTACAAGCGGTTTAAATGCACTTTCTTGCCATGTGGTGGTTGAGGAACAAATGACGATTGCAGAAAGCGAAAAACTACTTCGTAAAATCGAACATGATTTAGAGCATAAAAATATTCAACATGTGACCCTTCAACTAGAAACAGTAGCACATAAACATGATAACTCCATTTTATGTACAGTAAAGGCAAAGGCGCTAGATGCACATGCACACCACAATCACTAA
- a CDS encoding ArsR/SmtB family transcription factor, protein MEKEVKANTHELDEETLFVVSQTFKALGDPTRIRILNLLCCEEYSVNDIAEALNLGQSTVSHQLRFLKNLRLVKFRREGTTLYYSSDDDHIMNLLHQAIDHAKH, encoded by the coding sequence ATGGAAAAGGAAGTAAAAGCTAACACACATGAATTAGATGAAGAAACTCTTTTTGTCGTATCCCAGACGTTTAAAGCGTTAGGTGATCCAACACGTATACGTATATTAAATCTGCTATGCTGCGAGGAGTATTCTGTGAATGACATTGCAGAGGCACTAAATTTAGGTCAGTCCACAGTGTCTCACCAGCTCCGTTTTTTGAAAAATTTACGTTTAGTAAAGTTTCGACGTGAAGGAACAACCTTGTATTATTCAAGCGATGATGACCATATTATGAATCTGTTGCATCAGGCGATTGATCATGCAAAACATTAA
- a CDS encoding metal-sensing transcriptional repressor codes for MDNLIEENTNTSDQSCRKSHHPEHVKKDLTNRLNRIEGQVRGIKGMVEKDVYCDDIITQLSATQSALNSVAKVLLQGHLKGCVVDRLAEGDDEVLDELLVTIQKLMKK; via the coding sequence TTGGACAATTTAATAGAAGAGAATACAAATACGTCTGATCAGTCTTGTAGAAAAAGTCATCATCCTGAGCATGTAAAAAAAGATTTAACGAATCGATTAAATCGTATTGAAGGTCAGGTCCGAGGGATAAAAGGCATGGTAGAAAAGGACGTCTATTGTGATGATATTATCACGCAACTTTCTGCAACTCAGTCAGCTCTGAATAGCGTAGCCAAAGTACTTTTACAAGGGCATTTAAAGGGCTGTGTAGTGGATAGACTAGCAGAAGGTGACGATGAAGTACTAGATGAATTATTAGTTACAATTCAAAAATTAATGAAAAAATAA
- the copZ gene encoding copper chaperone CopZ, with protein sequence MVNQVTLNVQGMSCGHCVSSVEGSVGKLDGVNEVKVHLESGKVDVTFEEDKISLDVIKETIDDQGYDVV encoded by the coding sequence ATGGTCAACCAAGTAACATTAAACGTACAAGGAATGTCATGTGGTCACTGCGTTAGTTCCGTTGAAGGCAGTGTAGGAAAGTTAGATGGAGTAAACGAAGTAAAAGTTCATTTAGAATCAGGAAAAGTGGACGTTACATTTGAAGAGGATAAAATATCACTAGATGTTATTAAAGAAACAATTGATGATCAAGGATACGATGTAGTTTAA
- a CDS encoding D-alanyl-D-alanine carboxypeptidase family protein gives MKRRKIKRKVNFFITLIILSVCYIGIYKFSQSSQVQSFMNEIIEVSGPSTTFIHSSLKAPNIKGQAAILMDASSGEILLKQDANSAFPVASMSKLMTEYIVQEQIQNGNIKWDDLVEISHSANNMDPQAVKIYVKDNDALTVRDLYSAMVISSANNATRALAEHVAGTEKRFAELMNKKAKEIGLSSKTNFVNSTGLVNTDGSENMMTAEDVAILAYQLLSDFPEVVETTNLLEYELAYDSTNLKNSNSMLYPENQDLYFNLVDGLKTGYTETAGYCFAGTAKQGDKRLISVVMGTKSDDARFRETYKLLSFGFDNL, from the coding sequence ATGAAACGCAGAAAGATAAAAAGGAAAGTTAATTTTTTTATTACCTTAATCATTTTGTCGGTGTGCTATATAGGGATTTATAAGTTTAGTCAGAGCAGTCAAGTTCAAAGTTTCATGAACGAGATAATAGAGGTTTCCGGCCCCTCAACAACCTTCATACATTCATCATTAAAAGCACCTAACATAAAAGGACAAGCAGCAATATTAATGGATGCTTCTTCGGGAGAAATATTACTGAAACAAGATGCAAACAGTGCCTTCCCTGTTGCAAGTATGTCTAAATTAATGACAGAATATATAGTTCAGGAGCAAATTCAAAATGGAAATATTAAATGGGATGATCTGGTTGAAATTTCACACAGTGCTAATAATATGGATCCACAAGCGGTGAAAATTTATGTTAAAGACAATGATGCTCTAACAGTTCGTGATTTATATAGTGCAATGGTCATCTCCTCAGCAAATAATGCTACAAGAGCTTTAGCAGAGCATGTAGCAGGCACTGAGAAAAGATTTGCAGAACTAATGAATAAAAAGGCAAAAGAAATTGGTCTTTCTTCCAAAACTAACTTTGTAAACTCAACTGGATTAGTAAATACAGACGGCTCTGAGAACATGATGACAGCAGAGGACGTTGCAATATTAGCCTATCAGTTATTAAGTGATTTCCCTGAAGTAGTGGAAACAACAAATTTGCTTGAATATGAATTAGCATACGATAGTACAAACTTAAAGAATTCAAATTCTATGCTATATCCTGAAAATCAAGACCTATATTTTAATCTGGTAGATGGCTTAAAAACTGGGTACACAGAAACTGCCGGATATTGCTTTGCAGGAACAGCAAAGCAAGGAGACAAACGACTTATTTCAGTAGTAATGGGTACTAAAAGTGATGACGCTCGTTTTCGCGAGACATACAAGCTACTCTCATTTGGATTTGATAATTTGTAA
- a CDS encoding response regulator transcription factor — MAEAILIIDDDKDITKLLRIYLEAEHYEVHLSHDGEEGLNMLKRHSVDLIILDVMMPKKDGILVCREIRQDNQTVPILMLSAKAEDMDKIYGLTTGADDYLIKPFNPLEFIARVKALLRRSGYLKSNSPKEGLIYGPLVINKQNHTVSIDDTPLKLTSIEFDILCLLCSKPGRVFSSEDIFQLVWNEQEIYSSKTVMVHISNLRAKLDRVLKGEKMIVTVWGVGYKIDY, encoded by the coding sequence GTGGCAGAGGCTATTTTAATAATAGATGACGATAAAGATATTACGAAATTACTACGAATTTATTTAGAGGCGGAACATTACGAGGTCCATTTATCCCATGATGGTGAAGAAGGATTAAATATGCTTAAAAGGCATTCAGTTGATTTAATAATTCTAGATGTGATGATGCCGAAAAAGGACGGTATTTTAGTTTGTCGTGAAATTCGACAAGATAACCAGACTGTTCCAATTTTAATGTTAAGCGCAAAGGCAGAGGACATGGATAAAATATATGGGCTCACTACAGGTGCGGATGATTACCTTATTAAACCCTTTAATCCTTTGGAGTTTATAGCTCGAGTGAAAGCTTTGTTAAGACGATCTGGATATTTAAAAAGCAACTCTCCTAAGGAAGGTTTGATCTATGGTCCTTTAGTAATAAATAAACAGAATCATACTGTAAGTATTGATGATACCCCATTAAAATTGACCTCAATTGAATTCGATATATTATGCCTACTCTGCAGTAAGCCTGGCCGTGTTTTTAGTTCTGAAGATATCTTTCAATTGGTATGGAATGAACAGGAAATCTATTCAAGTAAAACGGTAATGGTACATATAAGTAACTTAAGAGCAAAACTAGACAGAGTGTTAAAAGGAGAAAAAATGATTGTAACTGTTTGGGGAGTTGGTTATAAAATTGACTATTAA
- a CDS encoding sensor histidine kinase, producing MTIKSVLSELIFFSRWRIVTGIILSVILSAISLFIIKNAVVGYVNTSVVGSGLVTEFVTLVGKRRVENILYSPWPFLFEQLSFLIVFSFYFSLFYLHEKRRQFFISFDQLVTETKKYVSSPEIGFSPGYRDERLLQLTESINMIISKMDTLRQEERNAQRTKNDLITNVSHDLRTPLTSIIGYLSLITEDKYRDEVELRYYIDIVYEKSTLLHRLIHDLFEYTRVQNHQLKVNKEPLNIKEMLGQLVEHYRIELEQMQYVCIENYSSEPLITKADGNLLIRVFENLLSNALKYGIRKKQIDISATQRNNNILVEVTSYGNPIPAMDLPHIFERFYQVDKSRGMHTESSGLGLAIAKSIVEIHEGEIQVKSDEEKTVFSVYLKQFTSVDKI from the coding sequence TTGACTATTAAGTCGGTGTTAAGTGAATTGATTTTTTTCTCGAGGTGGCGCATTGTTACTGGGATTATTCTATCTGTTATTTTGTCGGCAATTTCTTTATTTATAATTAAAAATGCAGTGGTAGGCTATGTTAATACCTCAGTTGTTGGTAGCGGATTGGTTACCGAGTTCGTTACTTTAGTTGGTAAGAGAAGGGTTGAAAATATTCTTTATTCGCCCTGGCCTTTCCTTTTTGAACAGTTAAGTTTTTTAATAGTATTTAGTTTCTATTTTAGCTTATTTTACCTACATGAAAAAAGAAGGCAGTTTTTTATATCCTTCGATCAGCTAGTTACAGAAACTAAAAAGTATGTAAGTAGTCCAGAAATTGGGTTCAGTCCTGGCTACCGGGATGAAAGATTGTTACAACTAACAGAAAGTATAAATATGATTATAAGTAAAATGGATACACTGAGACAGGAAGAACGGAATGCTCAGAGAACAAAAAACGATCTTATTACGAATGTCTCTCACGATCTGCGTACTCCTTTGACTTCTATCATTGGTTACCTGTCACTTATTACGGAAGATAAATATAGAGATGAAGTAGAGCTAAGGTACTACATTGATATTGTCTATGAGAAGTCAACATTATTGCATAGGCTAATTCATGATTTATTTGAATATACGAGAGTACAAAATCATCAGCTTAAAGTAAATAAGGAACCTTTAAATATAAAGGAAATGCTTGGACAACTTGTTGAACATTATCGTATTGAGTTAGAGCAGATGCAGTATGTTTGTATTGAGAATTATAGTTCTGAACCACTTATAACCAAAGCCGATGGTAATCTTCTTATTCGTGTTTTTGAGAACCTACTGTCGAACGCTTTAAAATACGGGATAAGGAAAAAACAAATTGATATATCTGCTACTCAAAGAAATAATAACATCTTAGTAGAAGTGACAAGTTACGGGAATCCGATCCCTGCTATGGACTTACCTCATATATTCGAAAGGTTTTATCAGGTGGATAAATCACGCGGCATGCATACTGAAAGCTCAGGATTAGGACTTGCTATTGCTAAAAGTATTGTGGAAATACATGAGGGAGAAATACAGGTAAAGAGCGACGAGGAAAAAACAGTCTTTTCCGTTTATCTGAAGCAGTTTACTAGTGTGGACAAAATCTAA
- a CDS encoding DUF418 domain-containing protein — protein sequence MNPSISKKERIISLDIIRGIALFGILLINVGAYKIIIEGQPLPDYSGVNGVIHQLIAIIVEKKFFSIFSFLFGAGLFIFASRAEKRGDKPRLRMVRRLLTLLLLGIIHSIIFWGTILHVYSIVGLFLIPFYRARVSTIKKWLVGMTTIHLVSLVLMIFLPTPKLLLPILEFFSNDLILIFIMFLAGFLTAKAGWLVQIQSLSKQIRWMQAGTFLLFIPFSLWIWNAFQSGDNNVDLLITLGTIPTTLFYLSTLFLLLEKKHVLKFLKPISFVGQMAFTNYIAQSIIGTIIISLIGLDVVSPKDIIYIAILIYAIQIVFSIAWFKFFSMGPLEKMWRYMTYGKKYAKR from the coding sequence ATGAATCCGTCCATTTCAAAAAAAGAAAGAATTATTTCATTAGACATTATTCGTGGAATTGCCCTTTTTGGTATACTCCTGATAAATGTCGGAGCGTATAAAATTATTATAGAAGGACAACCGCTACCAGATTATAGTGGTGTTAATGGAGTTATCCACCAACTAATAGCTATCATAGTAGAGAAGAAATTCTTTTCCATTTTTTCTTTCCTATTTGGAGCAGGTCTATTTATTTTTGCTTCAAGAGCGGAAAAACGCGGAGACAAACCTAGATTACGAATGGTAAGACGTCTACTAACTCTCTTACTTCTTGGGATCATACATTCAATCATATTTTGGGGAACAATTCTACACGTATACTCGATTGTTGGGTTGTTTTTAATCCCTTTTTATCGCGCTAGAGTTTCTACCATCAAAAAGTGGCTTGTTGGAATGACAACTATCCACCTAGTTTCTCTAGTATTAATGATTTTCTTGCCTACTCCGAAACTGCTCTTACCAATCTTAGAATTCTTTTCTAACGATTTAATACTAATATTCATAATGTTTTTGGCTGGTTTTTTAACTGCTAAAGCAGGTTGGCTTGTACAGATACAAAGTTTGTCCAAACAGATTCGATGGATGCAAGCTGGAACTTTTCTTTTGTTCATCCCTTTCTCACTGTGGATTTGGAATGCTTTTCAAAGCGGAGACAATAATGTAGATTTACTTATTACTTTAGGGACAATACCGACGACCTTGTTTTACTTATCAACATTATTTTTATTGTTAGAAAAAAAACATGTCTTGAAATTTCTGAAACCAATCTCATTTGTCGGCCAAATGGCTTTTACAAATTATATTGCTCAAAGCATTATAGGAACAATTATCATTTCACTTATTGGTCTTGATGTAGTTTCCCCAAAGGATATTATCTATATTGCAATCTTGATCTATGCTATTCAGATAGTCTTTAGTATAGCCTGGTTCAAATTCTTTTCTATGGGACCATTGGAGAAAATGTGGCGTTATATGACCTATGGTAAGAAATATGCAAAAAGATAG
- a CDS encoding VanZ family protein, which yields MTAYTQPIYVAAIFFVILAFMLFIPWLVYTYRKYNHFPLSITFITFSFIFYFLSALFLVLLPLPEVRDTCSIQKPDTQHFSLIPFQFVVNTFENSGIVLSQPITYILLFKQPSFFQALFNFLLLLPFGVYLRYFFQVKRYWKKALGFTFLLTLFYEVTQVTGIYGIYNCAYRIFDVDDLMLNTTGGLLGFFIAPAVLALFPSKQKVNEKADELLAHDEVKMMSVLLALIIDLFISKTISKIVLSMTYANEVSDFVVNTVVLFVMFFIVPLLWGGYTVGTKIMRFRYDSKVSKAETNKRLFKRFGAIYAMYFITVIARTLNNVLVPMDTIYYKLSVFLSLGAWGIYLILTIVLFIHTLLVLLSKGKRRFYFDEASDLYSTRKQ from the coding sequence TTGACAGCATATACACAACCAATCTATGTAGCAGCCATCTTTTTTGTCATATTAGCATTTATGTTATTTATTCCATGGCTCGTTTATACATATAGAAAGTATAATCACTTTCCACTTTCTATCACATTTATTACTTTTTCTTTTATCTTTTACTTTCTATCAGCACTATTTCTAGTATTACTGCCATTGCCGGAAGTACGTGATACATGTTCGATTCAAAAACCTGATACACAGCATTTTTCACTAATACCATTTCAATTTGTGGTGAATACCTTTGAAAATAGTGGTATAGTCTTGTCGCAACCAATAACTTATATTTTGTTATTTAAACAACCTTCATTTTTTCAAGCACTTTTCAATTTCCTGCTATTGTTACCATTTGGGGTTTATTTGCGTTATTTTTTCCAAGTGAAAAGATATTGGAAGAAAGCTTTGGGCTTCACCTTTCTTCTGACGCTATTTTACGAAGTAACACAGGTAACTGGTATTTATGGGATTTATAATTGTGCTTATCGAATTTTTGATGTAGATGATCTAATGTTAAATACGACAGGAGGGCTACTTGGCTTCTTTATTGCTCCTGCTGTGTTAGCGTTATTTCCGTCGAAGCAGAAGGTTAATGAAAAAGCAGATGAACTATTAGCTCATGATGAGGTAAAAATGATGTCTGTGTTACTGGCATTAATCATTGATCTTTTCATTAGTAAAACGATCAGCAAAATAGTTTTAAGCATGACCTATGCCAATGAGGTTAGTGACTTTGTTGTGAATACAGTTGTCCTATTTGTAATGTTTTTTATCGTTCCATTACTTTGGGGTGGATATACAGTTGGTACGAAGATCATGCGGTTTCGATATGACAGTAAAGTTTCTAAAGCAGAAACAAACAAGCGATTGTTTAAGCGTTTTGGTGCTATCTACGCTATGTATTTTATAACTGTTATAGCGAGAACTTTGAATAATGTGCTAGTGCCGATGGACACCATTTATTATAAATTATCCGTCTTTTTATCATTGGGTGCCTGGGGTATCTATTTGATATTAACGATAGTGTTATTCATTCATACTTTGTTAGTCCTATTAAGTAAAGGAAAACGCCGTTTCTATTTCGATGAAGCATCTGATTTATATTCAACCAGAAAACAATAA
- a CDS encoding ABC transporter ATP-binding protein has protein sequence MESLLKVENVKKIYGKSNAAYTALENISFDIQEGEFVGIMGPSGAGKSTLLNMLATIDSPTEGKIYMNNTSIHDMKEDALADFRRDNLGFIFQDYNLLDSLTVKENILLPLAIAKVPAKKINSLVTNIAKVFGIEDLLDKYPYQISGGQKQRTAAARALVTEPVMILADEPTGALDSKSATDLLESLNKLNENNNSTIMMVTHDAYAASFCRRIIFIKDGTLSTEIYRRDKTRKAFFQEILDVLATIGGEVDDVI, from the coding sequence ATGGAATCGTTATTAAAAGTAGAAAATGTAAAAAAAATATATGGTAAATCCAATGCAGCATACACTGCATTAGAAAATATATCATTCGATATTCAAGAGGGAGAGTTTGTAGGGATTATGGGTCCTTCAGGAGCAGGGAAGTCAACTCTGCTGAATATGTTGGCAACAATTGATTCGCCGACTGAAGGAAAGATATATATGAACAATACGAGTATCCACGATATGAAAGAAGATGCGTTAGCCGATTTCAGACGTGATAATCTGGGTTTTATATTCCAGGATTACAATTTGTTAGACTCTCTTACTGTAAAGGAAAATATATTATTGCCACTGGCAATTGCGAAAGTTCCAGCAAAAAAAATTAATAGCTTAGTGACTAATATTGCTAAAGTATTTGGTATTGAAGACTTACTAGATAAATATCCATACCAAATTTCTGGAGGTCAAAAACAAAGAACAGCAGCTGCAAGAGCACTTGTGACGGAGCCTGTAATGATTTTGGCAGACGAGCCAACAGGTGCACTGGATTCAAAATCAGCGACAGATCTATTAGAAAGTTTAAATAAGCTAAATGAAAATAATAATTCTACCATCATGATGGTGACACATGATGCATATGCCGCAAGCTTCTGTCGACGTATTATTTTCATCAAGGATGGTACGCTTTCTACAGAAATTTACCGTCGAGACAAAACACGAAAAGCTTTCTTCCAAGAAATTTTGGACGTACTTGCAACAATTGGGGGTGAGGTAGATGACGTTATTTAG